The proteins below are encoded in one region of Brevundimonas fontaquae:
- a CDS encoding PEGA domain-containing protein, producing the protein MISKNAARLGVRLLALAGVALSLPACATVTRGSSQQFTVESTPPGAQVSTSNGFECQATPCTFRMPRKDGFRITVAKEGYVSQTHEITSSISGAGGTAMAGNILVGGIIGGAIDATSGAMNDLKPNPLVVTLRTPAEEAAAARTPAPTTGAPGGQ; encoded by the coding sequence ATGATTTCCAAAAACGCCGCACGCCTTGGCGTGCGTCTACTCGCGCTTGCCGGCGTAGCGCTTTCGCTGCCTGCCTGCGCAACCGTCACGCGCGGCTCCAGCCAGCAGTTCACCGTCGAAAGCACGCCGCCCGGCGCTCAGGTCAGCACGTCGAACGGCTTTGAATGCCAGGCGACGCCTTGCACCTTCCGCATGCCGCGCAAGGACGGTTTCCGCATCACGGTCGCCAAGGAAGGCTATGTCTCGCAGACGCACGAGATCACCAGCAGCATTTCCGGCGCCGGCGGAACGGCCATGGCCGGCAACATTCTGGTCGGCGGCATCATCGGCGGGGCCATCGACGCCACGTCCGGCGCCATGAACGACCTGAAGCCCAATCCTTTGGTCGTCACCCTGCGCACGCCGGCTGAAGAGGCGGCGGCGGCCCGCACTCCGGCCCCGACCACCGGCGCGCCGGGCGGTCAGTAG
- a CDS encoding sulfite exporter TauE/SafE family protein, translated as MQDFLLFLAVGFLAQIVDGALGMAYGVISSTVLLSFGVPPATASASVHAAEVFTTAASAGSHTVNKNVNWKLFVPLALGGVVGGGLGAFVLTSIDGDLLKPFITTYLAIMGVVIIWRATRQTRERIFPRKFAGPLGLVGGFFDAIGGGGWGPTVTTTLVGTGQDPRVSIGTTNTAEFFVTSAISATFLVALLTGHWQEAEGFSTHAMAVLGLIIGGLIAAPFAGVIARIAPRRALTYGVGAVVLLSAGYQALRLFKVI; from the coding sequence ATGCAAGATTTCCTGCTCTTCCTCGCCGTCGGTTTTCTGGCCCAGATCGTGGATGGGGCGCTGGGCATGGCCTATGGCGTGATTTCCTCGACCGTCCTGCTGTCGTTCGGCGTGCCGCCCGCGACGGCGTCGGCCAGCGTCCACGCCGCCGAGGTCTTCACCACGGCGGCGTCGGCCGGGTCCCATACGGTCAATAAGAATGTGAACTGGAAACTGTTCGTGCCGCTGGCGCTCGGCGGCGTCGTCGGCGGCGGGCTCGGCGCCTTTGTCCTGACCAGCATCGACGGGGATCTGCTGAAGCCTTTCATCACCACCTATCTGGCCATCATGGGCGTCGTGATCATCTGGCGCGCCACGCGTCAGACACGTGAGCGGATCTTCCCGCGCAAGTTCGCCGGCCCTCTGGGTCTGGTCGGCGGCTTCTTCGACGCCATCGGCGGCGGCGGCTGGGGACCCACGGTCACCACCACCCTGGTCGGCACGGGCCAGGATCCGCGCGTCTCGATCGGCACCACCAATACGGCGGAGTTCTTCGTCACCTCCGCCATCTCCGCGACCTTCCTCGTCGCCCTGCTGACGGGACACTGGCAAGAGGCGGAGGGCTTCTCCACCCACGCCATGGCCGTGCTGGGCCTGATCATCGGCGGCCTGATCGCCGCCCCCTTCGCCGGCGTCATCGCCCGCATCGCCCCGCGCCGCGCCCTGACCTACGGCGTCGGCGCTGTGGTGCTCCTGTCCGCCGGCTATCAGGCCTTGCGGCTGTTCAAGGTGATCTGA
- a CDS encoding RrF2 family transcriptional regulator, giving the protein MLSNRSRYALRAMVHLASLPDGGPATIAEIAEAAAAPRKFLEAILLDLRRQGLLASKRGRAGGYALGAPADAISFADVIRALEGPLALAPCASRTAYGPCETCPDVKTCPLQPVLQDGRDAIAAVFEARTLLQAAVNSSPIDRLGR; this is encoded by the coding sequence ATGCTGTCGAACCGGTCCCGCTACGCCCTGCGCGCCATGGTGCATCTGGCCAGTCTGCCGGACGGCGGCCCCGCGACCATCGCCGAGATCGCCGAGGCGGCGGCGGCTCCGCGAAAGTTCCTAGAGGCCATCCTGCTTGATCTGCGTCGTCAGGGTTTGCTGGCTTCGAAGCGGGGCAGGGCGGGCGGCTATGCGCTGGGCGCGCCCGCCGACGCCATCAGCTTCGCCGACGTCATCCGCGCGCTGGAAGGCCCGCTGGCCCTCGCGCCTTGCGCCTCGCGCACCGCCTACGGCCCGTGCGAGACCTGCCCGGATGTCAAGACCTGTCCGTTGCAGCCCGTGCTTCAGGACGGTCGCGACGCGATCGCCGCCGTCTTCGAGGCGCGAACTCTTCTGCAAGCCGCCGTCAATTCTTCTCCTATTGACCGACTAGGGAGATAG
- a CDS encoding response regulator has product MFDRPPPSQPDAAEVAESVDRLCRLYDSRLAETGGDLSPEDARELKAMAAIYDLDTDRPSTEVWRDLRAVVTRQAPLDATAPAEVEALTLLVVEDDPDAAASLTELLTEAGHNVVGPFHSAAAAEAAAALHSIDAALLDINLSGEMTGVELARVLTDRWAVRVIFISGDVAAAAKNADMAEALVLKPYNGAQILEAVARLA; this is encoded by the coding sequence ATGTTCGATCGCCCGCCCCCGTCGCAGCCGGACGCCGCCGAGGTCGCCGAAAGCGTCGATCGCCTGTGCCGCCTGTACGACAGCCGTCTGGCCGAGACCGGCGGCGACCTGTCGCCCGAAGACGCCCGCGAACTGAAGGCCATGGCCGCCATCTATGATCTGGACACCGACCGCCCCTCGACCGAGGTCTGGCGCGACCTTCGCGCCGTCGTCACGCGTCAGGCGCCGCTTGACGCCACGGCGCCGGCCGAGGTCGAGGCCCTGACCCTGCTGGTGGTCGAGGACGATCCCGACGCCGCCGCCTCCCTGACCGAACTGCTGACCGAGGCGGGCCACAATGTCGTCGGCCCGTTCCACAGCGCCGCCGCCGCCGAGGCCGCCGCTGCGCTGCACAGCATCGATGCGGCCCTGCTGGACATCAATCTGTCGGGCGAGATGACCGGGGTGGAACTGGCCCGCGTCCTGACCGACCGCTGGGCCGTGCGGGTCATCTTCATTTCCGGCGATGTGGCCGCCGCAGCGAAGAATGCGGACATGGCCGAGGCCCTGGTGCTGAAACCCTATAACGGCGCGCAGATTCTGGAGGCGGTGGCGCGGCTCGCCTGA
- the prfA gene encoding peptide chain release factor 1, whose amino-acid sequence MRLPQARLDQVLDRFHEVEARMGSATDGAEIVRLSKEHAELKPVVDAVQGLARARAEMADLEAMTADPEMAAMAEEELRALTDRLPDLEREVALLLAPRDADENASAVLEVRAGTGGDEAALFAGDLFRMYSRYASTRGWRIELDSATEGDAGGYKEIIATVTGEGVFGRLKFESGVHRVQRVPTTESQGRIHTSAATVAVLPEVEDVEIEIHDKDIRIDTFRASGSGGQHVNTTDSAVRITHLPTGIMVTSSEKSQHVNRDKAMKNLRVRLYDMQRQAKDLARSDSRKSQVGSGDRSERIRTYNYPQGRVSDHRINLTLHSLPQIMEGDIDPLLNALIAEDQAARLADLEAEFG is encoded by the coding sequence TTGCGACTGCCCCAGGCCCGTCTCGATCAGGTGCTCGACCGTTTCCACGAGGTGGAGGCGCGCATGGGTTCGGCGACCGACGGCGCCGAGATCGTGCGGCTGTCCAAGGAGCACGCCGAGCTGAAGCCCGTCGTCGATGCGGTTCAGGGCCTGGCCCGGGCGCGCGCCGAAATGGCGGATCTGGAGGCCATGACGGCCGATCCGGAAATGGCGGCGATGGCCGAGGAGGAGCTGCGGGCGCTGACCGACAGGCTGCCCGATCTGGAACGCGAGGTCGCCCTGCTGCTGGCCCCGCGCGACGCCGACGAGAACGCCTCGGCCGTACTGGAAGTGCGCGCCGGCACCGGCGGGGACGAGGCGGCCCTGTTCGCTGGCGACCTGTTCCGCATGTATTCGCGCTACGCCTCCACGCGCGGCTGGCGGATCGAGCTGGATTCGGCGACCGAGGGCGACGCCGGCGGCTATAAGGAAATCATCGCCACGGTGACGGGCGAAGGCGTGTTCGGCCGGCTGAAGTTCGAGAGCGGCGTTCATCGGGTGCAGCGCGTGCCGACGACCGAGTCGCAGGGGCGCATCCACACCTCCGCGGCGACGGTGGCGGTCCTGCCCGAGGTCGAGGACGTGGAGATCGAAATCCACGACAAGGACATCCGCATCGACACCTTCCGCGCGTCAGGTTCGGGCGGTCAGCACGTCAATACGACCGATTCCGCCGTGCGCATCACCCACCTGCCCACCGGCATCATGGTGACGTCGTCGGAGAAGTCCCAGCACGTCAATCGCGACAAGGCGATGAAGAACCTGCGCGTGCGCCTGTACGACATGCAGCGCCAGGCCAAGGATCTGGCCCGCTCGGACAGCCGCAAGTCGCAGGTCGGGTCGGGCGACCGGTCGGAACGGATCCGCACCTACAACTATCCGCAAGGGCGCGTCAGCGATCACCGCATCAACCTGACCCTGCACAGCCTGCCCCAGATCATGGAAGGCGATATCGATCCGCTGCTGAACGCCCTGATCGCCGAGGACCAGGCGGCGCGTCTGGCCGACCTGGAAGCCGAGTTCGGCTGA
- a CDS encoding glutathione S-transferase family protein, translating to MISPPFSLLRGATMLTLYTATGSCSRASHIALEESGLAYEVRLVDFAKAEQREPTYLAINPKGRVPALATDQGVLTESPAILAHIAALSPPGLLAPTDPFAFARMQAFNLYLATTVHVAHAHGRRAARWSDDAAAQASMAAKVTQNMRDGFALIEADLTGEWAMGDAYTVADPYLFTFAGWLESDGVDIAEFPRVQAHFERMKARPVVQRALAAKA from the coding sequence ATGATCTCGCCGCCTTTTTCTTTGCTGCGAGGCGCGACCATGCTGACCCTCTACACCGCGACCGGATCCTGCAGCCGGGCCAGCCATATCGCGCTGGAAGAGTCCGGGCTTGCCTATGAGGTTCGTCTGGTCGACTTCGCCAAGGCCGAGCAACGCGAGCCGACCTATCTGGCGATCAATCCCAAGGGGCGCGTTCCTGCGCTCGCGACCGATCAGGGCGTCCTGACCGAAAGCCCGGCCATTCTGGCGCACATCGCCGCCCTGTCGCCGCCCGGCCTGTTGGCGCCGACCGATCCCTTCGCCTTTGCGCGGATGCAGGCGTTCAACCTCTATCTGGCCACCACCGTCCACGTCGCCCACGCCCACGGTCGCCGCGCCGCGCGCTGGAGCGACGATGCCGCCGCTCAGGCGTCGATGGCGGCCAAGGTCACGCAGAACATGCGCGACGGCTTCGCCCTGATCGAGGCGGACCTGACTGGCGAATGGGCGATGGGCGACGCCTATACGGTCGCGGACCCCTATCTGTTCACCTTCGCCGGCTGGCTGGAAAGCGACGGCGTGGACATCGCCGAGTTCCCTCGCGTCCAGGCGCATTTCGAGCGCATGAAGGCGCGTCCGGTGGTCCAGCGCGCCCTGGCCGCCAAAGCTTAG
- the odhB gene encoding 2-oxoglutarate dehydrogenase complex dihydrolipoyllysine-residue succinyltransferase, protein MADILTPALGESVTEATIAKWTKKVGDPVKKDELLVELETDKVSLEVVSPADGVLGEIKAAEGENVVPGTVLGSVTEGASAAAAPAAAPAKAAKAETKAAPAAAAPAAAAAIEITVPVMGESVAEGSMGKWVKKNGDTVKKDELLVEIETDKVAVEVSAPADGVLTIAADKGATVTPGQKIGSISGSGSAAAPAAAHAPAAAPANTGSAQVSGSKNETLSPAVQRVVGENNLDPKAIAATGPKGNITKADAIAAIGQAAPAAPAAAAAPAAPRADQPREERVKMTRLRQTIARRLKESQNTAAQLTTFNEVDMTNVMALRAQYKDVFEKRHGVKLGFMSFFTKAVVAALHEIPAVNAEIDGTDIIYKNHYDVGVAVGTDKGLVVPVLRDADTLSLAGIEKGIGALGKAARDGSLTMDQMQGGTFTITNGGTYGSLMSTPILNAPQSGILGMHNIVQRPMAINGEVKIRPMMYLALSYDHRIVDGKEAVTFLVRVKELLEDPARALLDL, encoded by the coding sequence ATGGCCGACATCCTGACCCCCGCCCTCGGTGAATCCGTCACCGAAGCCACCATCGCCAAATGGACCAAGAAGGTCGGCGATCCGGTCAAGAAGGACGAGCTGCTGGTCGAGCTGGAAACCGACAAGGTCTCGCTGGAAGTCGTCTCGCCCGCCGACGGCGTGCTGGGCGAGATCAAGGCGGCCGAGGGCGAAAACGTCGTGCCCGGCACGGTCCTGGGTTCGGTGACGGAAGGCGCGTCGGCCGCCGCCGCTCCGGCCGCTGCGCCCGCCAAGGCCGCCAAGGCCGAGACCAAGGCGGCGCCTGCCGCCGCCGCTCCGGCCGCTGCCGCCGCGATCGAGATCACCGTGCCGGTCATGGGCGAGAGCGTCGCCGAAGGCTCAATGGGCAAGTGGGTCAAGAAGAACGGCGATACCGTCAAGAAGGACGAACTGCTGGTCGAGATCGAGACCGACAAGGTCGCGGTCGAGGTTTCGGCCCCCGCTGACGGCGTCCTGACCATCGCCGCCGATAAAGGCGCGACCGTCACCCCCGGCCAGAAGATCGGCTCGATCTCGGGTTCCGGCTCGGCCGCTGCGCCGGCTGCTGCTCATGCCCCTGCCGCCGCTCCGGCCAACACCGGATCGGCCCAGGTTTCGGGTTCCAAGAACGAGACCCTATCGCCCGCCGTCCAGCGCGTGGTCGGCGAAAACAATCTGGACCCCAAGGCCATCGCCGCCACGGGCCCGAAGGGCAACATCACCAAGGCCGACGCCATCGCCGCCATCGGCCAGGCCGCTCCGGCTGCGCCCGCCGCCGCCGCTGCGCCGGCCGCCCCGCGCGCCGACCAGCCGCGCGAGGAGCGGGTGAAGATGACGCGCCTGCGTCAGACCATCGCCCGTCGCCTGAAGGAATCGCAGAACACGGCCGCCCAGCTGACCACCTTCAACGAGGTGGACATGACCAACGTCATGGCCCTGCGCGCCCAGTACAAGGACGTGTTCGAAAAGCGCCACGGCGTGAAGCTGGGCTTCATGTCCTTCTTCACCAAGGCCGTCGTCGCGGCCCTGCATGAGATCCCGGCCGTCAACGCCGAGATCGACGGCACGGACATCATCTACAAGAACCACTACGACGTCGGCGTCGCCGTCGGCACGGACAAGGGTCTGGTGGTTCCGGTCCTGCGCGACGCCGACACCCTGTCGCTCGCAGGCATCGAAAAGGGCATCGGCGCCCTGGGCAAGGCCGCGCGTGACGGCTCGCTGACCATGGATCAGATGCAGGGCGGCACCTTCACCATCACCAATGGCGGCACCTATGGCTCGCTGATGTCGACGCCGATCCTGAATGCGCCGCAGTCGGGCATCCTGGGCATGCACAACATCGTCCAGCGCCCGATGGCCATCAACGGCGAGGTCAAGATCCGCCCGATGATGTACCTGGCCCTCAGCTACGATCACCGCATCGTGGACGGCAAGGAAGCCGTGACCTTCCTGGTCCGGGTCAAGGAACTGCTGGAAGATCCGGCGCGGGCCCTGCTGGACCTCTGA
- a CDS encoding 2-oxoglutarate dehydrogenase E1 component — MADDAGRLNQVFAETSFLYGSNAAYVEELQEKWAKDPGSVSAEWKAFFDQLRDNAALVTASAGAGSWGRGVATEPTEETGVFDGRWPAPKPDPKKPGAAPAAAPKAASADVSADAIRAAAHDSIRALMLIRSYRVRGHLQAKLDPLGIEQPVENPELTPEFYGFTGADLDRPIFLDGVLGLQTGTIREVLDILKRTYCGTVGIQFMHIAEPEEKSWLQQRFEGADKFEQNAFSKEGKLAILSKLVEAEGFERFLHKRFPGTKRFGLDGGEAMVPALEQVIKRGGSLGVDEVVLGMAHRGRLNVLAAVMGKPYKVIFHEFQGGSAVPSDIEGSGDVKYHMGASSNREFDGNHVHLSLTANPSHLEIVNPVVLGKARAKQAFDIREANEGVPEGQWALDRSKVVPLLIHGDAAFAGQGVVAECFALMGLKGYRTGGTLHFVVNNQIGFTTSPRNSRSSPYPSDVALMVQAPIFHVNGDDPEAVVFASKVATEYRQKFHKDVVVDMFCYRRFGHNEGDDPTFTQPLMYSKIRAQPSTRELYSQRLVAEGVISQAEVDAEVERFEKFLDEQFEAGKTWSAEKADWLDGQWQGFQSPKDELRGDTAVPLAKLTDLGHRLTTIPNSVDMHKTLKRVIDGRREAITSGQGLDWATAESLAFASLVDEGFPIRLSGQDSVRGTFSQRHSGIIDQTTEERYIPLNNLREGQANFEVIDSALSEEAVLGFEYGYSLADPNTLVMWEAQFGDFVNGAQVVIDQFISSGERKWLRMSGLTMLLPHGYEGQGPEHSSARLERFLQQCAEDNMQVANCTTPANYFHILRRQMHRPFRKPLILMTPKSLLRHKKAVSSMADLAEGSAFHRVLHDDAQTRPEIAGITIKADKDIRRVILCSGKVYYDLLDAREKKAKDGQAVDDVYILRLEQFYPWPIQSLRKELARFPNAELVWCQEEPKNMGGWTFVDPWLELTLDKLDVKAKRARYVGRPGSASTAAGLMSRHLKELEAFTTEAFA, encoded by the coding sequence ATGGCGGACGATGCCGGTCGGCTGAACCAGGTCTTTGCCGAGACCTCATTCCTCTACGGGTCCAATGCGGCCTACGTCGAGGAGCTTCAGGAGAAGTGGGCGAAAGACCCCGGCTCCGTTTCCGCCGAATGGAAAGCCTTCTTCGACCAGCTGCGCGACAACGCCGCCCTGGTGACCGCTTCGGCCGGCGCCGGCAGCTGGGGCCGCGGCGTGGCGACCGAGCCGACGGAGGAGACCGGCGTCTTCGACGGCCGTTGGCCGGCTCCAAAGCCTGATCCCAAAAAACCTGGCGCTGCGCCGGCTGCTGCGCCCAAGGCCGCGTCCGCCGACGTCTCGGCCGATGCGATCCGCGCCGCCGCCCACGATTCCATCCGCGCCCTGATGCTGATCCGCAGCTATCGCGTTCGGGGCCACCTGCAGGCCAAGTTGGACCCGCTGGGCATCGAACAGCCGGTCGAGAACCCCGAGCTGACGCCGGAATTCTACGGCTTCACCGGCGCCGATCTGGACCGCCCGATCTTTCTGGACGGCGTCCTGGGTCTTCAGACCGGCACGATCCGCGAAGTGCTGGACATCCTGAAGCGCACCTACTGCGGCACGGTCGGCATCCAATTCATGCACATCGCTGAGCCGGAAGAGAAATCCTGGCTGCAGCAGCGGTTCGAGGGCGCTGACAAGTTCGAGCAGAACGCCTTCTCCAAGGAAGGCAAGCTGGCCATCCTGTCCAAGCTGGTCGAGGCCGAAGGCTTCGAACGCTTCCTGCACAAGCGCTTCCCCGGCACCAAGCGTTTCGGTCTGGACGGCGGCGAGGCCATGGTCCCGGCGCTGGAGCAGGTCATCAAGCGCGGCGGTTCGCTGGGCGTCGACGAGGTCGTGCTGGGCATGGCCCACCGCGGCCGCCTGAACGTGCTCGCCGCCGTGATGGGCAAGCCCTACAAGGTCATCTTCCACGAGTTCCAGGGCGGCTCGGCCGTGCCAAGCGACATCGAGGGCTCGGGCGACGTCAAATATCACATGGGCGCCTCGTCGAACCGCGAGTTCGACGGCAACCACGTCCACCTCTCGCTGACCGCCAACCCGTCCCACCTCGAGATCGTCAACCCGGTCGTGCTGGGCAAGGCGCGCGCCAAACAGGCGTTCGACATTCGCGAGGCCAACGAGGGCGTGCCCGAGGGGCAGTGGGCGCTGGATCGTTCCAAGGTCGTGCCGCTGCTGATCCACGGCGACGCCGCCTTCGCCGGCCAGGGCGTGGTCGCGGAATGCTTCGCCCTGATGGGACTGAAGGGCTACCGCACCGGCGGCACGCTGCACTTCGTCGTCAATAACCAGATCGGCTTCACCACCAGCCCGCGCAACTCGCGCTCGTCGCCCTATCCGTCGGATGTGGCTCTGATGGTCCAGGCGCCGATCTTCCACGTGAACGGCGACGACCCCGAAGCGGTCGTCTTCGCGTCCAAGGTGGCCACCGAATACCGCCAGAAGTTCCACAAGGACGTGGTGGTGGACATGTTCTGCTACCGCCGCTTCGGCCACAACGAAGGCGACGATCCCACTTTCACCCAGCCGCTGATGTATTCGAAGATCCGCGCTCAGCCTTCGACCCGCGAACTGTATTCGCAGCGTCTGGTGGCCGAAGGCGTGATCAGCCAGGCCGAGGTGGACGCCGAGGTCGAGCGGTTCGAGAAATTCCTCGACGAGCAATTCGAGGCCGGCAAGACCTGGTCCGCCGAAAAGGCCGACTGGCTGGACGGCCAGTGGCAGGGCTTCCAGTCGCCCAAGGACGAGCTGCGCGGCGACACCGCCGTGCCGCTGGCCAAGCTGACCGACCTGGGCCACCGCCTGACCACGATCCCCAACAGCGTCGACATGCACAAGACGCTGAAGCGCGTCATCGACGGTCGCCGCGAAGCCATCACCTCGGGCCAGGGCCTGGACTGGGCCACGGCCGAAAGCCTGGCCTTCGCCAGCCTGGTCGATGAAGGTTTCCCGATCCGTCTGTCGGGTCAGGATTCGGTGCGCGGCACCTTCTCGCAGCGTCACTCTGGCATCATCGATCAGACGACCGAAGAGCGCTACATCCCGCTGAACAACCTGCGCGAAGGCCAGGCCAATTTCGAAGTCATCGACTCGGCCCTGTCTGAAGAGGCGGTGCTGGGCTTCGAGTACGGCTACTCGCTGGCCGACCCCAATACGCTGGTCATGTGGGAGGCCCAGTTCGGCGACTTCGTGAACGGCGCCCAGGTGGTGATCGACCAGTTCATCTCTTCGGGCGAACGCAAATGGCTGCGCATGAGCGGCCTGACCATGCTGCTGCCGCACGGCTATGAAGGCCAGGGACCCGAACACTCCTCGGCCCGTCTGGAGCGCTTCCTGCAACAGTGCGCCGAAGACAATATGCAGGTCGCCAACTGCACCACCCCGGCCAACTACTTCCACATCCTGCGTCGCCAGATGCACCGGCCGTTCCGCAAGCCGCTGATCCTGATGACGCCCAAGTCGCTGCTGCGTCACAAGAAGGCGGTCTCGTCCATGGCGGACCTGGCGGAGGGCTCGGCCTTCCACCGCGTCCTGCACGACGACGCCCAGACGCGGCCCGAGATCGCCGGCATCACGATCAAGGCGGACAAGGACATCCGACGCGTCATCCTGTGCTCGGGCAAGGTCTATTACGACCTGCTGGACGCGCGCGAGAAGAAGGCCAAGGACGGCCAGGCCGTGGACGACGTCTACATCCTGCGTCTGGAGCAGTTCTATCCGTGGCCGATCCAGTCGCTGCGCAAGGAACTGGCGCGCTTCCCCAACGCCGAACTGGTCTGGTGCCAGGAAGAGCCGAAGAACATGGGTGGCTGGACCTTCGTGGATCCGTGGCTGGAGTTGACGCTGGACAAGCTGGACGTGAAGGCCAAGCGCGCCCGCTACGTCGGCCGTCCCGGCTCGGCCTCGACCGCCGCTGGTCTGATGAGCCGGCACCTGAAGGAACTGGAAGCCTTCACCACCGAAGCCTTCGCCTGA
- the sucD gene encoding succinate--CoA ligase subunit alpha, with protein sequence MSILVDKNTKIIVQGLTGKTGGFHTEQALAYHGTQMVAGVHPSKGGTNWTGSHGESLPIYASVAEARDATGADASVIYVPPSGAAAAIIEAIDAEIPFITCITEGIPVMDMVKVKRRLEGSKSRLLGPNCPGILTPDECKIGIMPGNIFKKGSVGIVSRSGTLTYEAVFQTTNEGLGQTTAVGIGGDPVKGTEFIDVLELFLADEETTSIIMIGEIGGGAEEDAAQFLIDEAKKGRKKPMAGFIAGRTAPKGRTMGHAGAVVSGGKGDAESKIAAMEAAGIRMSESPARLGKTLVEVLKG encoded by the coding sequence ATGTCCATTCTCGTCGACAAGAACACCAAGATCATCGTCCAGGGCCTGACCGGCAAGACCGGCGGCTTCCACACCGAACAGGCCCTGGCCTATCACGGCACCCAGATGGTCGCCGGCGTGCATCCCTCCAAGGGCGGCACGAACTGGACCGGATCGCACGGTGAGAGCCTGCCGATCTACGCCTCGGTCGCCGAAGCCCGTGACGCCACGGGCGCCGACGCCTCGGTGATCTACGTCCCGCCGTCGGGCGCGGCCGCTGCGATCATCGAAGCCATCGACGCCGAAATCCCCTTCATCACCTGCATCACCGAGGGCATCCCGGTGATGGACATGGTCAAGGTCAAGCGTCGTCTGGAAGGCTCCAAGTCGCGCCTGCTGGGCCCGAACTGCCCCGGCATCCTGACGCCGGACGAGTGCAAGATCGGCATCATGCCGGGCAACATCTTCAAGAAGGGCTCGGTCGGCATCGTGTCGCGTTCGGGCACCCTGACCTATGAAGCCGTGTTCCAGACCACCAATGAAGGCCTGGGCCAGACCACGGCCGTCGGCATCGGCGGCGACCCGGTCAAGGGCACCGAGTTCATCGACGTGCTGGAGCTGTTCCTGGCCGACGAGGAAACCACCTCGATCATCATGATCGGCGAAATCGGCGGCGGCGCGGAAGAAGACGCCGCCCAGTTCCTGATCGACGAAGCCAAGAAGGGCCGCAAGAAGCCGATGGCCGGTTTCATCGCGGGCCGTACCGCTCCGAAGGGCCGCACCATGGGCCACGCCGGCGCGGTCGTCTCGGGCGGCAAGGGCGATGCGGAATCCAAGATCGCGGCGATGGAAGCCGCCGGCATCCGCATGTCGGAATCGCCCGCGCGCCTCGGCAAGACCCTGGTCGAAGTGCTGAAGGGCTGA
- a CDS encoding PIN domain-containing protein, which produces MIANSEVFLDTNILLYAALGQDHAGHRWGRAREIALSEDYCTSAQVLAEFYNVATRKGAPPLTPDEAREWIRVIALKPCQPVTPDVVLAGIDHARRYQLSYWNGAIIAAAEKIGARVLYSEDLGHGQTYGSVRVENPFLPA; this is translated from the coding sequence TTGATCGCGAATTCTGAGGTCTTTCTCGACACCAACATCCTGCTTTACGCCGCCCTTGGCCAGGACCACGCCGGTCATCGCTGGGGTCGCGCGCGCGAGATTGCTCTGAGCGAGGACTATTGCACCTCGGCGCAGGTGCTGGCTGAATTCTACAACGTCGCCACACGCAAGGGCGCACCGCCGCTGACGCCAGACGAGGCGCGCGAATGGATCCGCGTGATCGCCCTGAAGCCGTGCCAGCCCGTGACGCCTGACGTGGTCTTGGCGGGCATCGACCATGCCCGCCGCTACCAACTGTCCTACTGGAATGGGGCGATCATCGCGGCCGCCGAAAAGATCGGCGCGCGCGTCCTCTATTCCGAAGACCTCGGTCACGGCCAGACCTATGGGTCGGTCCGCGTCGAAAACCCTTTCCTTCCCGCCTAA